A genomic stretch from Arvicanthis niloticus isolate mArvNil1 chromosome 12, mArvNil1.pat.X, whole genome shotgun sequence includes:
- the LOC117717673 gene encoding uncharacterized protein LOC117717673: MANKFSWAHLSDANLLSASSETCTDLSDANLPTAFSETCTDLSDANLPTAFSETCTNLSDANLPSVFTETGWSISSLVNTMCSLSHMAEENLDRARTTHFRDTLAKNDVLFKKKSDYHPGQIVHLRKRHSIKSPACRIILPPFPLKRRWSELALPTFMMTSKNGNSVQQDGCVNVVNTNATDTEATDLFAKSSKGIKKEAEIEETGITISFSLTPLDVLSFLEDTASKRNPGCSILELPSTKHHLQEAPSASNRNSRRLWKWVRRQISHPFRRLFLCFSTRSRRHTTSRTDHWAQARGS; the protein is encoded by the exons ATGGCAAACAAATTTTCATGGGCACATCTCAGTGATGCAAATTTACTATCAGCATCCAGTGAAACATGCACAGATCTGAGTGATGCAAATTTACCAACAGCATTCAGTGAAACATGCACAGATCTGAGTGATGCAAATTTACCAACAGCATTCAGTGAAACATGCACAAATCTGAGTGATGCAAATTTACCATCAGTATTCACTGAAACAGGGTGGTCCATCTCCAGCCTGGTGAACACTATGTGTTCCCTGAGCCACATGGCAGAGGAAAACTTGGACAGGGCAAGAACAACTCATTTTAGAGATACCCTGGCGAAAAATGATGTACTATTCAAGAAGAAAAGTGATTACCATCCTGGACAAATAGTACATCTTCGAAAGAGACACTCAATCAAGTCACCTGCATGTCGTATCATCCTGCCTCCCTTTCCCTTAAAGAGGAGATGGAGTGAATTGGCTCTGCCCACATTCATGATGACCTCAAAAAATGGCAACAGTGTGCAGCAG GATGGTTGTGTAAATGTAGTGAATACAAATGCTACAGACACAgaagctactgatttatttgctAAATCATCCAAAGGGATAAAAAAGGAAGCTGAGATTGAGGAGACAGGAATTACCATCTCATTTAGTCTCACACCTCTGGATGTGTTGTCCTTCTTGGAGGACACTGCAAGCAAACGGAACCCTGGATGCTCTATCCTTGAGTTACCATCTACCAAGCACCATCTCCAGGAGGCACCTTCAGCCTCAAACAGGAACAGCAGAAGGCTGTGGAAGTGGGTGAGGAGGCAGATTAGTCACCCATTTAGGAGgttgtttctctgcttctctactcGAAGTAGAAGACACACAACATCCAG GACTGATCATTGGGCCCAGGCCCGTGGTTCCTAA